From the genome of Clavibacter nebraskensis NCPPB 2581:
TTCGCCTACCCGGCCGTGAACGTTTCCTCGTCGCAGACCATCAACGCGGTCCTCCAGGGGCTCACCGACGCGGGATCCGACGGCATCATCCAGGTCACCACGGGCGGCGCCGACTACTTCTCCGGCCACACCGTGAAGAACCGCGCGGCCGGCGCCCTCGCGTTCGCGCGCTTCGCCACCGAGGTCGCCAAGAACTACCCCATCACCGTCGCGCTGCACACCGACCACTGCCCGAAGGACGCCCTCGACGGCTTCGTCATCCCGATGATCGAGGCCAGCGAGGAGGAGGTCCGCGCGGGCCGCAACCCCATCTTCCAGTCGCACATGTGGGACGGCTCGGCCGTCCCGCTCAACGAGAACCTCGACATCGCGACGGACTTGCTCCCCCGCATGAAGGCGATCAACGCGATCCTCGAGGTCGAGATCGGCGTCGTCGGCGGCGAGGAGGACGGCGTCAGCCACGACACCGGCTCGCACCTCTACACGACCCTCGAAGACGCGATCTCCACGGTCGAGGCGCTCGGCCTCGGCGACAACGGCCGCTACATGGCCGCGCTCACCTTCGGCAACGTGCACGGCGTCTACAAGCCCGGCGGCGTGCAGCTGCGCCCGGCGCTGCTCAAGGAGATCCAGGACGGCATCCAGTCGAAGTACGGTACCGGCGAGAAGCCGTTCGACCTCGTCTTCCACGGCGGATCCGGCTCCTCCGACGACGAGATCGCCGAGGCCGTGCGCAACGGCGTCGTGAAGATGAACATCGACACCGACACGCAGTACGCGTTCAGCCGCTCCATCGCCGACTCGGTGCTCCGCAACTACGACGGCTTCCTCAAGGTCGACGGCGAGGTCGGGAACAAGAAGACGTACGATCCCCGCGCCTGGGGCAAGACGGCGGAGTCGGCCATGGCCGCCCGCGTCGTCGAGGCCACGCGCCAGCTCGGCTCGCACGGCCACTCACAGAGCTAGCGGCGCGCAGCTCCGCGCACTCGGGCGCGCACGACGGCGGGGCCGGTCCTGGTGGACCGGCCCCGCCGTCGTGCGTCAGATGCCGCGCATCACGGCCCGCGGCTCGACATGATCTGCTGGAACGCCGGATCCTGGACGATGAGCGTCAGCACGAGCACGCTCGTGATCACGGTGGCGACGATGGCGCCCACGATCGGGACCCAGAAGGCGATGCGCCGGCGCTTCACCAGCTCGAGCGAGATCCACGCGGCGAGCACGAAGACGACGATGTTCACGACGTTGACGGCGATGCCGATGACCGAGGTCTGCGGCGTGACCTCGTAGGTGCCGCCGCCGAACAGCGCGTACGACTGGTCGATGGCGAGCGACGGATCCGCGTTCGCGCCGATGCTGCCGACGACGTTCACGAGGCCCGCGGCGAGCAGGCCCACGGTGATGGCCGCGTCGAAGCGCCGGGGCGCGCGGCGCGGCTCCTGCCCGGCGAGGTAGGCGGGGCGCTCGGGACGGGTGCCAGGAGCGGCGCCCGCATCGCCGGCGGACGGGGCGGTCGACGCGCGACGCGTGTCCCGGCGCTCCATCGCGGCGGCCCTCTCCGCCGTGCGACGGGCGTCGGCGGCGGCCTTCTCCGCCTCGCGGCGCTCGGCCTGCTGGCGCTCGCGCGCGGCCTTGCGCTCCTCGGCCATCTGCTCGGCGAGGGTCTGCGGCGCGGCGGCCTTGCCGCCCTTCTTCCCGCCTCGGCCGGCGGACGCCGGGGCGTCCCGCTCGGCCTGGGCGCGGCGGTACTCCGCCGCCTCGGCGACGATCCGCGCGTCCGCCTCGGACAGCTCCGACGATCCGCTGCCGTCCGCCGAGGACGGCGACGCGTACTCGCCGTAGCGGGGTGCCGGGCGGCCGGGACGGCGCGGGCCGTCGTCCTCGCTCACGCGCGGGTGCGCCCGCCGATGGCGCGGCTGTCCGTGTTGCCGGACTGGTCCTTGCGCAGCTCCTTGGGGAGCGAGAAGACGAGGTCCTCCTCGGCCGTGACGACCGCGGTGACGTCGCCGTAGCCGGCGTCGGCCAGGTCGTCGAGCAGCTCCTGCACGAGGACCTCGGGGACGGACGCGCCGCTCGTGACGCCGACCGTCTGCACGCCGTCGAGCCACTCCTGCTTGACCTCGGACGCGTAGTCGACCCGGTAGGACGCCTTGGCTCCGTACTCGAGCGCGACCTCGACGAGGCGCACGGAGTTGGAGCTGTTCGCGGATCCGATGACGATCACGAGGTCGGCGTCGACCGCGACCTTCTTGATCGCGACCTGGCGGTTCTGCGTGGCGTAGCAGATGTCATCGCTCGGCGGGTCCTGCAGGTGGGGGAAGCGGGCGCGGAGGCGGCGGACCGTCTCCATCGTCTCGTCCACCGACAGCGTGGTCTGCGAGAGCCAGACGAGGTTGTCGGGGTCCTTGACCTCGATGACGTCGGCGTGCTCCGGGGAGTTGACGACGATGGTCTGCTCGGGCGCCTCGCCCGCGGTGCCCTCGACCTCCTCGTGGCCCTCGTGGCCGATGAGGAGGATCTGCATGTCGGCCTTGGCGAAGCGCACGGCCTCGCGGTGGACCTTGGTGACGAGGGGGCACGTCGCGTCGATGGCCTGGAGCCCGCGGTCGGCCGCGCCCTGCACCACGGCCGGCGAGACGCCGTGCGCGCTGAAGACGACGTGGGCACCCTCGGGGACCTCGTCGACCTCCTCCACGAAGATCGCGCCCATGCGCTCGAGCGTCGAGACGACGTGCACGTTGTGGACGATCTGCTTCCGCACGTAGACGGGGGCGCCGTAGCGTTCGAGCGCCTTCTCGACGGCCACGACGGCGCGGTCGACGCCGGCGCAGTACCCGCGGGGAGCGGCGAGCAGGACCTTCTTGGGTCCGGCCACCGGGTTATCCTTGAGCCTGTTGCGGACGCCGGGCATCCGCGGCATCGACAGGCTGACGACGGGTGCTCCCACGAGTCGCTGGTCAGTGGTCGCTGTAGTCACAGTCCCGAGTCTAAGCGCCCGTGCTGGGCGACGAGTGGGGGAGCCATGAGCGAGACGCGCACCGTGTCCATGCCGGCAGCCGGCGCCCCGACGGTCGACGCCCCCTGGCCCGTCTCCGTGCTGTCCGGGAAGATCAAGGGCTGGATCGACCGGCTCGGCACCGCGTGGGTCGAGGGCGAGATCACCCAGTGGGGCGGATCCGGCGGCAACGTCTACGGGAAGCTCAAGGACCTCGACGTCGACGCCACCATCAGCTTCACCGTCTGGTCGTCGGTGCGGGCGAAGATCCCGGCGGACCTCGGCCAGGGCGCGCGCGTCGTCGCGCTCGTGAAGCCGAACTACTGGGTCAAGGGCGGCACGCTCACGATGCAGGTGCTGGAGATGCGCCACGTCGGGCTCGGTGACCTGCTCGAGCGGCTCGAGCGGCTGCGCCAGACGCTGCGCGCCGAGGGCCTCTTCGACGCCGACCGCAAGCGGCGCCTGCCGTTCCTGCCCGGCTGCATCGGCCTCATCACCGGCAAGGACTCGGACGCCGAGAAGGACGTGCTCCGCAACGCGCAGCTGCGCTGGCCGAGCGTCCGCTTCCGCGTCGTGCACACCGCGGTGCAGGGCGACCGGGCGGCCGGCGAGGTCACGCGCGCCATCGGGGTGCTCGACGAGGATCCCGAGGTCGACGTCATCGTCGTCGCGCGCGGCGGCGGCGACTTCCAGAACCTGCTCGTCTTCAGCGACGAGACGCTCGTGCGCACGGCGGCCGCGTGCCGCACGCCGCTCGTCAGCGCTATCGGCCACGAGGCCGACCGGCCGCTGCTCGACGACGTCGCCGACCTCCGCGCCTCCACCCCCACCGACGCCGCCAAGCGCGTCGTGCCCGACGTCTCCGAGGAGCTGTCGCGCGTGCAGCAGGCCCGCACCCGCATCGGCATGCGCCTCACGTCGCAGGTGCGCGGCGAGATCGACCGCATCGAGCAGCTGCGGTCGCGGCCGGTCCTCTCGAGCACGTCGTGGATCGTCGACTCGCGCGCCGAGGAACTCGGCCGCTACATCGCGCGATCCGCGGAGCTCGCCGGCCGCGTCGTCGAGCGCGGCATGCAGCAGGCGAGCGAGCTGTCCCGGCAGCTGCGCACGCTCTCGCCGCAGCACGTGCTCGACCGTGGATACGCCATCGTGCAGACCGCCGACGGATCCGCCCTCCGCGCCCCCGCGGACGCGCCCCACGGCACCGGCCTCGTGCTGCGCCTCGCCGCCGGCGCGCTCGGCGCGACCTCCACCGGCCCCACCGACGACATCCCGTCCTCGGCCGCGCGGCTGCCCGCCTCCCCCGCCCCGGGCGCCCGGCCGGCGTCCGGGGCCGAAAGCTAGGATCTCCCCCATGCCCACCAGCCCCGCCGACACCGGCGCACGCCTGCCCGACGTCTCCGAGCTCAGCTACGAGGAGGCGCGCGACGCCCTGGTGCGCGTCGTCAACGACCTCGAGCAGGGCGCGTCCACGCTCGAGGAGTCGATCGCCCTGTGGGAGCGCGGCGAGGCCCTCGCGGCCCGCTGCGAGGAGTGGCTGCTCGGCGCCAAGGCGCGGCTCGACGCCGCCCGCACGACCGCCGCATCCGACGCCGGCTGACCGTGGCGAAGCCCCGCACCCCGAACGTCGTCGCCGAGCTCGGCCGGCCCGAGACGCCCGAGGAGACCGCCGCCCGCAAGGCCGCCGACTCCCGCCGCCACCGCGCCAAGCAGACGTTCCGCAACCTGCTCTACTCGCTCCTCGTCACGGTCGCGACCGTCGCCGTGATCGTCGCGCTCGTGCCGCGCTCGAACACCACGATCCTGCCCGACGTCGACTACGGCGCCGCGGCCGCCGAGGCCCAGGGCGGGTTCCCGCAGACGCTCGTGGTGCCCGACCTGCCCACGGCATGGAAGAGCAACGACGCCGAGATCCGCCCGGCCGGCCGCGATGGCGTGGCCGTCTGGTACATCGGCCTCATCACGCCGAGCAACCGCTACATCGGCATCTCGCAGGGCATCGACGCGAACCCCACCTGGCTCGACGAGACGCTGCAGTCCGCCCCCGAGGTGAGCTCCGAGGAGATCGGCGGCCTCGAGTGGACGCTGTACGACAACGCGCAGGCCGACGACCCGGGGAACGTCGTCCTCGCGGCGAGCGCCGTCGACGGCGACAGCACCTACGCGATCTACGGCACGGCCGACGCGAACGAGCTCCGCACCGCCATCGAGGCGGTCGCCGCGGCCCGCACCGCCCCGGGCGGCACGACGGCCACGCC
Proteins encoded in this window:
- the fbaA gene encoding class II fructose-bisphosphate aldolase, with amino-acid sequence MPVATPEQYAEMLDRAKAGGFAYPAVNVSSSQTINAVLQGLTDAGSDGIIQVTTGGADYFSGHTVKNRAAGALAFARFATEVAKNYPITVALHTDHCPKDALDGFVIPMIEASEEEVRAGRNPIFQSHMWDGSAVPLNENLDIATDLLPRMKAINAILEVEIGVVGGEEDGVSHDTGSHLYTTLEDAISTVEALGLGDNGRYMAALTFGNVHGVYKPGGVQLRPALLKEIQDGIQSKYGTGEKPFDLVFHGGSGSSDDEIAEAVRNGVVKMNIDTDTQYAFSRSIADSVLRNYDGFLKVDGEVGNKKTYDPRAWGKTAESAMAARVVEATRQLGSHGHSQS
- a CDS encoding DUF6264 family protein, giving the protein MSEDDGPRRPGRPAPRYGEYASPSSADGSGSSELSEADARIVAEAAEYRRAQAERDAPASAGRGGKKGGKAAAPQTLAEQMAEERKAARERQQAERREAEKAAADARRTAERAAAMERRDTRRASTAPSAGDAGAAPGTRPERPAYLAGQEPRRAPRRFDAAITVGLLAAGLVNVVGSIGANADPSLAIDQSYALFGGGTYEVTPQTSVIGIAVNVVNIVVFVLAAWISLELVKRRRIAFWVPIVGAIVATVITSVLVLTLIVQDPAFQQIMSSRGP
- a CDS encoding 4-hydroxy-3-methylbut-2-enyl diphosphate reductase, with amino-acid sequence MPRMPGVRNRLKDNPVAGPKKVLLAAPRGYCAGVDRAVVAVEKALERYGAPVYVRKQIVHNVHVVSTLERMGAIFVEEVDEVPEGAHVVFSAHGVSPAVVQGAADRGLQAIDATCPLVTKVHREAVRFAKADMQILLIGHEGHEEVEGTAGEAPEQTIVVNSPEHADVIEVKDPDNLVWLSQTTLSVDETMETVRRLRARFPHLQDPPSDDICYATQNRQVAIKKVAVDADLVIVIGSANSSNSVRLVEVALEYGAKASYRVDYASEVKQEWLDGVQTVGVTSGASVPEVLVQELLDDLADAGYGDVTAVVTAEEDLVFSLPKELRKDQSGNTDSRAIGGRTRA
- the xseA gene encoding exodeoxyribonuclease VII large subunit, translated to MSETRTVSMPAAGAPTVDAPWPVSVLSGKIKGWIDRLGTAWVEGEITQWGGSGGNVYGKLKDLDVDATISFTVWSSVRAKIPADLGQGARVVALVKPNYWVKGGTLTMQVLEMRHVGLGDLLERLERLRQTLRAEGLFDADRKRRLPFLPGCIGLITGKDSDAEKDVLRNAQLRWPSVRFRVVHTAVQGDRAAGEVTRAIGVLDEDPEVDVIVVARGGGDFQNLLVFSDETLVRTAAACRTPLVSAIGHEADRPLLDDVADLRASTPTDAAKRVVPDVSEELSRVQQARTRIGMRLTSQVRGEIDRIEQLRSRPVLSSTSWIVDSRAEELGRYIARSAELAGRVVERGMQQASELSRQLRTLSPQHVLDRGYAIVQTADGSALRAPADAPHGTGLVLRLAAGALGATSTGPTDDIPSSAARLPASPAPGARPASGAES
- a CDS encoding exodeoxyribonuclease VII small subunit, with translation MPTSPADTGARLPDVSELSYEEARDALVRVVNDLEQGASTLEESIALWERGEALAARCEEWLLGAKARLDAARTTAASDAG
- a CDS encoding DUF4245 domain-containing protein; translation: MAKPRTPNVVAELGRPETPEETAARKAADSRRHRAKQTFRNLLYSLLVTVATVAVIVALVPRSNTTILPDVDYGAAAAEAQGGFPQTLVVPDLPTAWKSNDAEIRPAGRDGVAVWYIGLITPSNRYIGISQGIDANPTWLDETLQSAPEVSSEEIGGLEWTLYDNAQADDPGNVVLAASAVDGDSTYAIYGTADANELRTAIEAVAAARTAPGGTTATPTPADGTTTSTTAPGEGDEG